TGGATGCttccatggaatacttcattCTTGAAAATCACTTAAACATTCAAAAGATTAAATAATAGGTCAAATCTTGAGCATAAATACATGCAACAcatataatttctattttaccCTTGGGTGATGAGAATCATTGATTCTGAACCACTTCAACATTTCTCCCCAGATGCATATTTTAGCGCTTTTAGCTTTCACACTGAATTACTTCCAATTTATGGCTGTTGGATCTAATTAAATGCTACCATCCATTACATCCTTTTgtgaattttatatatttatcaataatgTGTTTATAGTATTTAACTAACCCTAGTATGGTATTCTACTTAGTAGATTATTCACACAattgatttttggattttgctCCCattcttttctactttattctttatcaTGTTAGGGAAATGATTTCTTGGTAGTTTTTGACctaatgaaaagaaattaggTTGGTTTGAGTGGGTTTGCATTTCTTAGTGATGTGATGTTCTAAACATGCAACGAAGTTTGGCCACTCTAATTAGATATGTTGCTGTCATTCATTTCAAAAGCAAGTCTTACCAACTTTACTATGACTGTCGTGAATCTTTCACCCCCTTACTTGTTTTGAATTATGTGTTCTATTTGGATCTGCTCCAGTATTACATTCATCCCTCAACTGGCCTCACGTTCAACTCAAAGCCAGAGGTTCTTCGGCATCTGAAAGATCTCAAGAGTTCCATAAAAACGTCAAAACACAAAGAGATAAATAAGGTAAATGCCCACTAGAATTGTATCGCACATTACTTTGTGAAATTAGAGTTGTTTAACCATAACTTCACGAAAATAAAAGTCAACGTTCATTGTCCTGTCCTTTTACAAAGTCTCGTATAGTAACATGAAGTTATAAtgcttaatattttatttaattttgtatatatgttCTCCTATATTACATGTCTCTCATCCTTATTGTCCCAAAATTGTAGATTAACATCAAAACAACCGTGGCTGAAAACTTACCTCCAGGGTGGATTAAAGAAATCAGGAGGAAAAAGACTAAAGGCAAGATCAGGACAGACACGGTAACATTCCTTAGTAACCTTCATATTCTCAACTCATTATGATTCTATTCTACATTGAACCGTATCCACTATCCAGTTTTATGGCCAAATGATGGTGCTCTTGAACTGCTTGTTTTCTTGTATCAATAATTCTTGCAGTATTACACCGATCCTATTAGTGGCCGTCTATTTCGCTCCATGCAAGAAGTTTATCGCCATCTTAAATCCATGGATTCAGTAGAGGTGGAGTCCAAACCAGATGACAAAGGTTGCACGAGCATGGAGTTGGTGGATCATTCTCCATCTGTTAGTGGGCTTTCCATCTGTTTCTTTTCCTTAATTGttgccttttttttctctatgaagtttgatatttttagtGATATATTCATGTTAATGTTGCCACAGCATCAGACTGGCAGACTATTCATATTTGGTGTCTGGTGCACCTATgaatatttttgagatttatttatttatttatgttttaatctCATTATTCTCAGAATTCTCTGACTTTACATTTGACTTGGCTTGGTTTGTACCTAGTCGCCTGCCAAAGCTAAAGGACAGAGGCCGATTGGCAAGAAAGgagataaaaatatgactgGTGGAGAAAGGATAAAGTCAGGTGTTGAGCCTATCCTTGTGCATTGTACTAGACCAACTTAATATACTTATCCGCATAAAGCTCTTACAGCATAGTTCACTTTCCACCGGTCATTGGCTGCACAAAAGATTCACTTTCACCTATTAGAATGGGGTTTATTTATATCTGTGGAATGCAAATTTTTTGGAGGGTCAAAAAGATAGGCAACAATTGTCACAATACTTTCATAGAACTGCTAATTCAATCAAAGAATGCAAATAGAAACTGAAAATGTTCGCTGATCGAGTTTATCCATCAAGATATGCATTCTTCTAATTTGAGACAACAAGTTTGGACACAAAAGGTAGTGTGATTGAATTATGATCCCTTTTGCATGATATTGTGGTAATGTTTGCTGcattaataatctaaatatgtGCCCTAGGACTGTAGAATGGAGCAACTATAAATTGATTTGCTCAGAATTACGCTCTCTGATATGCTACAGTAGGTGAACAGAGTGAATCAACTTGCTATAGAACAatgagattaagaaattagcTGACAGCAAAGTAGCTAAGTGCTTACATGAATTGGTTTTAATGTTAGGCGCTTTATCTTGGTTGTAAATTTTTCAGTACAACTTTTGGTGAGTTCCATAGCCTATATAGAGCTTCTAAATTCTGCTTTTTGCCCTGCTGTTGGATACACTTACCATCTAACATCACTATTTTGTGGAAGTGATAGTgtaaaattgcattttttttgtgcTATATTATGCAGTGTTTTAAGATTTAGAACCATGAGAACGCACTAATAATTCTTTTGTGAATGGACGGATGATCAACATGAAAGTGAGTAAAGAACTGTAATTCGATCGTTGTATTTTGGCTCAACTGATGAATACAATTGCAGGACCTGATGCTACTGCACTGAAAACCATAGTAAAGCCTCTTGTAGAGGAAAGCTGTAGAGAAGATGATTCTGGGACTGAGAAACTTCAAAATAAGCTACCGCAAGAAAATGGCAACGAACAACACAATGTTGGAAGAAGACTGCGTGGGAGATTTGTTTACAATAAACTAAAACTTGACACTGAAGGAGATGCCTTACGGTCAGGTGAATAATATAGCTATTGGTGTGTTTCAGAACAAATTGACATTTCCAGATTGCATTTCTGAAGTTCAGGGATCCTGTCTCGATATGCATTCACCATATTCTTTACTTGTTACCTCAACTTATTCATAAAGCTTCATTGTATGTATTAGTTCTTCAACTTTGCTTAACTTCATCTTGCTCGTGTCAGTGTCCGTATTGCTTCCTCAGCTTGTGTTGTCTCAGGAAATCGATTTTACATTTTCTGTAATGCAAGttcacacatttcactacACAAAGTTTCATGATCTAATAGATATTTAGACTGTTTCTCTTCTAATAGTTGTTTGGAAATTATCTTTGCAGGCTCAACAATTGCTGCTGTGAACAATTTGAATATCCCGGAAACTAACGGTTCAGaacaaagagaaaaagagaagaatcACAAGGAAGATAGTCAGCAGCGTGAAGATCTAGCACGTCAAAGTAAgaacaaaaacacaaaaaggAAATGGATGAGCAATTTACCTCGTAGAACTTCAACGAGACTTGCTCATTTGGAAGCCAATCAACCAGCGGAGGTAAAGAGCAGTGCCAAGGATGAGGCTTCAGCTAGAGTATCAAGCAAAGAAGAAGTGGATTCCATCAAAAATGATGGTACATCTGTGCAATCTAATGAGCCAGAGATGAATACCTCTGTAAAAATTGGTACAGCAGACTCAGACGAGCAATGCATAACAGAGAATCCAACCAATGATGAGCAGAAAGAAACCATTCCTTGCGAAAATATTTCTCCTGAAAAGCACAGAAGCACTGGAGCCGTCTGCCACAAAGATCAAAAGGATGAAAAACATCTGGACGCCTCTATGAAGGACCTATTAATGGATCCGTGCATCGAGTTTGCAATCAAAACTCTGACCGGTGCAATACCGATTGAAGATTTGAACAAAGTTGATGAGAATCCAGCATCTTCCTTGGCTTCAACTGATCAGACGCCAGGCTGCTCGTCTCTGTTGCCTTGTGGTGATATCTGGTCTGATCCTTGCTTTGAATTCGCTGTGAAGACACTGACAGGCGAAATGCCCAGTGAGGATGGAGTGCGGTTTCAGATTTCGTACAAGAACCCTGCGAGTTCATTGCCGAAGATCAAGGTAGACAGTGTGTGTCCATCCAACTACTCGGATGCTAAGCAACGAGGTGTGTAAATGGATGGAACTCAGGTCAATCTGGGCCTGAGCGACAGGCTCGAAGGGCTTAGGATGTAGTGGTGGGGTATCTAATCACTGAATGTATGATGGAGTTTTAAGTCTCCATCTTGTTGTGGCTTTGTGCATTAGCATTTCAAGTGCTGTAAACTAGTAACTTAGTGCTAGATTTCTTTAATTCTAACATATTTACCTAACTATATGTAGAAACacacttttcttattttagcTTGTTTGTACCCTGTCTTTCCTTCACATTTGAACATTTGCAGGCAGATATGTTCTGGGGAAGTGTGACTGTGACTGACTATGAAAGAGATTacaatggagagagagagcaatTGGTCATCTATTTATTATACCATAGAGCGCATAAAATGCTTGTTAATCATTGAATTTGATGAGATAAGTGAAGGCAACTTCTCACTTTGATAATCTTAAATTACATGATGTGCAATAGCACAACAAAATCCCTCTTCTCCAcaaccaaaaaacaaaaaaacaaaatcttccACCAACAGGtccaaaattcaacaaaatggCTTCCTTTAGAAGAGTTATAGTATTCAACAATTGGTGtttcaaaaagggaaaagcTATACAACCACATTATGTACAACCATAAACTGGttcaatagaaaaaaaaaattggtttatttAAAGCTTCCGGTCCACTACCAGTttcaatttacttttataCCCTTTGCTGTTATTTTTGTGGAAATTGCTGCCTGATCTTTTCTTTGCTCTAATATTGTTTTACTTTCATCTTTCCCCTCTCATCTACTATTTCCTTTCATAGAGTTCGCGCCTTTGTTGAATTGAACTGCACGTCgaatattacaattaaatgttgattttttaaCTAAGGCCGGAGCTTGGTCATTGTCGAGTACTTGAGGATACAAGCTTTTATACATAACTCCTTCTAATTTCAACACGCAGAGTTGGCTTATTAGCTTTTATAAGTACATATAAATACTCTTGGATTCATTATGGTGCTAAGCTTATTATGTTTTGTAAACAGTATAGATCCAAACAGTATAGAAATTTCTTTATTGTTCGGTATTTTGATTATCTTCGACCCCACCATAAGCTATCAAACGtgattaatatatattctgaATTGTATTATGATAAAACATAATTgaatctaaattttaaatttgtacgagtataatattaaattaaattaaattaaattaaattaaattaattgtcaGAATAGTTAGAGcttccaaattaaaatatagtattagcAACTGAAATATCGGGatgattcaattgaatataagtatcaatcatattatttaatataatcatttttaaattaaaatcttagaTGATTCAGTTGAATATAAGTATCAATCATATTGtttatataatcatttttaaattccTGATAAATAATCAAGATCCTAAATTTAATACCTCAATTAAATTGTAATatgactcatttttcttttccttaatGCCATTTGGGTTATACATCATTCGACAAGTACTACCTTATgcttaaaattagttgaagTGAATGATTAGAATTTAGGTTATACTACGCTACTTTGGAATGAATCAATTAGAAGAAAAGTTTATATAATGAATCTAGTACTCTGGAATGAAtcaattagaagaaaaaaaatgaaaaacagtaAAATGGAAAAGTTTTCTCCAAATTCTCATACGGTGGtactattatttcaaaatattgtggttatattaaaaatttgtgtattaaaatttattattattggaaCTGTAACATCTGATTAAtgcacaactttaatttaaatttgaagagTAAGAAGAGAgggaattttgatttaaaaaatgaaaattgaggCTGAGGgttaataaagtcattttatttgtccacTAACTATaatgaatattataataatataattaatgctttaatttactaatataaCCTTGTGTGGTTGTACATAATGTGGTTGTTTAGCATCACTCTTTAAATATATCATGTTACTTGAACAATGTGGTAAGGGTTTAACAAGTACTTATAAATGGGTGAAGTCACAAAACAACTTTGTTGCAAGAAAAAACCATTCAAACAATCAAGGTCGGGCACCAGTCGCGCAGCATCAAggttaatccatgatttatgTACAGAGTTATATGAAGGATGGGATCTGGTTATATTTGATCACTTCTAAACAACATTGCTTCCAGCACGAAGCGTCAAAGTTTCAGTTCTCTTACTTCTCTGCATTGCATCTACCAGCCAGTTTACACCCTCTTTTATTCCCGATCTGCAATAAACATCCCAATCGGTTACATTTGGGCTCatcaattagaaattaaaatgatagaATTTGATATCCATCTGCATACCCGTCAAAAGCTGAAACAgcttgaaatttaaaatctcGCCCGtccaatttatttatgtcCAAATACTGAGCAAGTTCATCAGTTGATACGGCTTCTTCAAGATCCTGTGCAGCACAACATCAATAGTAGGGTACTTGGTCAAACTTATTTGTTCAACCTATCTTCTTTAACTTACTTAGTCTATTCTTCTAAAAATAGTGAAAGGAAAAAAGCCATAAAGCATGGTTTCATAAGAGCATCTAAGTAGACACGAGAACAGCACAGCAAGAAGCCTTATCACAGCAATCCAGCAAAATGAGATATCTTGaagttttaaatataatgaaatgatACTACATGACAAAGTAATGAACTATCATTGGCAATAAGCGTTTAACCAGGATGAGACGATTACCTGCTTGTTAGCTAGTATCAACACTGGAGCTCCTTGCAAATCCTCATGCCGCAGAGCCTTTTCTACAATATCAGGGAGAAAAGTGAGGACACCCTTTTCACTTAAACTAATACTATAAACCAATACTACTACAGTTGCTTGAATTCCCAAAATATTACCAAGTGCAGATTTTGAATCTTCAAAACGGGATGGACAGGCAGCATCAACTACATAAATCACAGCATGTGCCTCATCATAATATTTCTCCCATATCGAGCGAAGAGCAAGCTGGTGAAAATTATGTCTTGTGtcataatataatttcacAGAACCATATAACCATGAATCTATACACTATACAGTCATGAACAATTAGCTGAAAAGTTCAGAGTGCATTCCAAACCTGACCTCCCAGGTCCCAGAATGCAAGTTTTGTATTTGAAACTTCAATGCGGCCAATATTAAGTCCTACAGTGGGAACAATTCGATCTGGTGGGAGACCCTCCAAGTTTGAGTATTGTGACTTCAACTTCTCCAGTAATGTCTGTAATTGATTGATTCATTAGCTAAGATCAATAAGAAAAAGCTTACTTCAGGTATCCTTAACAggatattcttaaaatttacaaaaagcACGAGACATAAACAGATGGCACTATATATTAACTATGTATTTTATTGGTTCCAAGTACAAGCCAAAAAAGAATCATTTCGGTAAGGGGTCTTATAAAAAGTATTAATGGAttgaaaagaacaaaaaaagaaagaaaccCTCATCAAATTGCCACTTGCCAGTCTCTGTAATCAGCATCTTTAGCCCTTCAATTGGttttatattaacatatatCAGCTCAGTTAGACAATTCATCAGGTTTAACATAGGCAATATCATAACAGTTGGTTTAGACAGGGATTCCGCTTAGATACTTTGACAACAATACATGGATGCACAGGACCATCTTAGTACTGGTCAACTCACAGTCTTATTTGGGCTAGACCAGCAACAAAGCAAATATTTCTAAAAGGAGGATAACTCCATTGTTTTGTCTCTACGTATATCAGATCAAACTATCAGGTGCTAAATATCAAACATATAAGTTAGTATTCAAAAAGTGGTTCCGAGATAAGTCAGCATATTACTGTTTTCCCGGACTTGTCTATTCCAAGAATAAGAACATGAAACTCCATCTTGCTGAACGCGTACTTCCATAGTCCATCAAGTAGGGAAAACATCTATCCTTAGTTCCGGTTTCTGTACTATCTTTAACTTCTATTCAGGTACTAGGACCTTGATGCCCTGAAGCTGAAATCATAAAATGCagaaaaatggaataaattcGAAGATAATGAAGCACTTACTAGAGATAACaattttcactttgttttaaAACGGGCTGAGATAAAATAGTTGGCAATTACATATACACGAGTTAACTATGAGGCGTGGACTGAGTCCTAACATGAGATAACAAGCTAACAAATCAAGTAACAAGGTTGTTCCAACGGACTGAAAATAGATTAGATACAAGTAGAAAAGCAACACTAACTGAAGCTATATGTTAAGCAGCACTTCTCCCACCTAACAACATCAAATGAACAAATACTGTGTATAAGAATGTTCTTATCAAGTAGTTCCAGTATGAGAAGACAAACATTTGAACTGGCGGTGTAAGTGAAGAGATCAAACATATGATACAGTAAGGCCCTACATTCAACAAATAACTCTCCAAAAACAGCAGCCTCAATGATATGAAATCAAAGAGCAAGATCCTAGTTGGAGCGATTGACAATTggcatcattttattttatttttttgcattcaACGCAAAGTAACTAAACACTGGGGAATTTCGTCCCTAAATTGCAGTCTCCTACAAACGCCAACAATCGAGGGGGGAAATAAAAGAAGATAACTTAGCAACACCAAATCTATAGGGTCAAGATCTCAACTTTGCACTAATTTCAGATCAACCCAAGATCCAAACaacaattaagaaataatacaGCTCTAGGGATCACCTTAATTCAATCAAACACACGAAAAGCAATCGAAACATCggatcaataaattaataagaaaaagaaatgcaaTTGCGCAGAATTTAGAGAAAAACGGAGGAAATTGGAACATGAATCGAAGAGATGTGAAGAAGACCATACTTGCGTAATTCTGGAGAAGTGGCAAGACTGAATTGTAGAGCTGTTTACTTACTGtaatttttggaagaaaaCGTGATGATTGAGAAATTCCCAAGCTTTTTTtgtacttttattattttctttttaaaataagttgttttattcttaaaataaacacatattTACTAACACATGATTTCTCGTAGTACCAAAATGAgtgatttaatattactaataaaaatgtgtatataaaTGTAAGTAATGTCAAGCTAATCATTTTATACTTTGATATTAGAgattacataaattataaactatgTTCCAGTACAATCTTCATTCAAGTCTGGAAAAGTAGGGAGCTCGCAGGAGGTGGATAACAACTCAACACCGTCGATCGTGGAGGACAGTCGCATGAGACTGTCGGTGAGAGAACGTTCGCAAAGGCAGACTCGGCGTCCCGATCGCTATGGTGACTTCGTCACTCGTTAGGAGGAAGAAGCAtcacttattatttattttttctagttatttaatttttgtattttttgggatatacaattattaatttttttttttttaaagataaatGTCGAGTGAAATATAAGCTCCCTATTGTTTCTTAGTTGATTCTTTCCCGGATCATAGGTCGAACCAACCCTAAGATCCTtagatataaaattcaaatcaaccTTAGGTCGAATCAATTCTAGGGTCCCTTAGATATAAATGtcgaaaatttgatacacaaaatatttataatatcactAAGTATcagtattttatttgcataaaattGTGGTAGAATTATAAATTCAGCTGCAAGTaaacattaaaacaaaatgaaactaCAAACCtcaattaatgtttatacTGAGTCAATATTTATGTAACGACAATTAGGCGGCGAAGCTATTTTACTTACCCAAATAACTAAATAGTCAATTCTccaaagtaaaataagataaaacaaaaaaaaaaactagctgaagtgataaaaatatattgttgatgGGTTGTGGGACATCAAGATTATCTTTTATCATCTCCCTTGTTCTGAAATTCTGGGACCACCTGAAacatgcaaaataaattttcaaataaaaaatcattaatagTACAATAACAATgtttaataattatactaataactGTACATTTAATAGCAAGCCCACCTAATACATTGATCAATTTTATTGGAAGTAGatattttactaattcaaTTTTGTCACAGCCcaaaaagtattaaaaattgatttgatccaTGATGTTACTTCCATGGTTGCATGTGAAGATTAGAGGATAGAAATAGTGAGACAGACCTGATCTTGAGAAGATTTTTGGCATGATAAAATTCTCGTCTTTCTCTCTGTCCTTCTCACACTGGACTCCACATTATCTACAacattttttacttcaatttttaattacaacCCCAATAGAatgattaattacatattcCTTAGGTATATACTCCttgtaatttgtatattaaaagaaatgcTCAAAGCCAAAAATAACGGACAATATATACAATGGGAGAGAAAAGTCATATGGTAACTAATCTGTCCATTTCATGACCTATTACACATGAGTGATCTCGCAATAGCTTCAAGAATAAGAAGTTCCCAGCCTAGATATTATTAAAGTCATAACGGGCTTCAGCCCCCCtagaaaatttctttttcattatatgatattattaaatatttgatcTTTTGTACATAAAGTATTGTGAAAATGCTATGATCAAATAAATCTTGGTAAAAATTCCGTTGGAACATtttgaatacaaaatataagaatatatTACAACTTTTAACCAAAACAAATTATGTGTCGCCCATGTAAAAGCATATAGTACATCTTACACTAATTAATAAACGCACACACACATTAAATATCCTAGCTCTATAAGTATAGAATTATTAAAGTTCACAAATTAATCAAACCTACATCATTATGCATTTCATGCCAACCCTTCAAAAGATAATTCTCTAATCCTCTATGGTTGTCGTTAAAACCAAGATTactaaattaatgaaaaacctTAACTAACAagatattttttacaaaagtCCGCTTTCTTCTTTGGCACCGGgcatttattaattagataaacattagtattaaaaaattggacATGAATGACCTACTTTGTGACTTTGACCAATGACCACCCTTATCCAAGAAATCATGTAAAACTATACCTGTATGAAAAGTGGAGGAAGATGATTTAAACTTGTCCAAATCCAGGGTAGAATCAGAGGTGTCTGGTAGAAAACGGTCGAGAGGGGGAAATCGGGAGTTATTTTGGAGCATGGATTGAACAAAAGAAGCTTCCATTGAGTTCAAGAAATGCAAGTGCTTCTCGTTTGTGCAATGCAACTTGCT
The genomic region above belongs to Salvia hispanica cultivar TCC Black 2014 chromosome 3, UniMelb_Shisp_WGS_1.0, whole genome shotgun sequence and contains:
- the LOC125212782 gene encoding uncharacterized protein LOC125212782 isoform X2; translation: MGGEHPEWLPADWEVRVKRRSSGKKDKYYIHPSTGLTFNSKPEVLRHLKDLKSSIKTSKHKEINKINIKTTVAENLPPGWIKEIRRKKTKGKIRTDTYYTDPISGRLFRSMQEVYRHLKSMDSVEVESKPDDKGCTSMELVDHSPSSPAKAKGQRPIGKKGDKNMTGGERIKSVKPLVEESCREDDSGTEKLQNKLPQENGNEQHNVGRRLRGRFVYNKLKLDTEGDALRSGSTIAAVNNLNIPETNGSEQREKEKNHKEDSQQREDLARQSKNKNTKRKWMSNLPRRTSTRLAHLEANQPAEVKSSAKDEASARVSSKEEVDSIKNDGTSVQSNEPEMNTSVKIGTADSDEQCITENPTNDEQKETIPCENISPEKHRSTGAVCHKDQKDEKHLDASMKDLLMDPCIEFAIKTLTGAIPIEDLNKVDENPASSLASTDQTPGCSSLLPCGDIWSDPCFEFAVKTLTGEMPSEDGVRFQISYKNPASSLPKIKVDSVCPSNYSDAKQRGV
- the LOC125212782 gene encoding uncharacterized protein LOC125212782 isoform X1 — protein: MGGEHPEWLPADWEVRVKRRSSGKKDKYYIHPSTGLTFNSKPEVLRHLKDLKSSIKTSKHKEINKINIKTTVAENLPPGWIKEIRRKKTKGKIRTDTYYTDPISGRLFRSMQEVYRHLKSMDSVEVESKPDDKGCTSMELVDHSPSSPAKAKGQRPIGKKGDKNMTGGERIKSGPDATALKTIVKPLVEESCREDDSGTEKLQNKLPQENGNEQHNVGRRLRGRFVYNKLKLDTEGDALRSGSTIAAVNNLNIPETNGSEQREKEKNHKEDSQQREDLARQSKNKNTKRKWMSNLPRRTSTRLAHLEANQPAEVKSSAKDEASARVSSKEEVDSIKNDGTSVQSNEPEMNTSVKIGTADSDEQCITENPTNDEQKETIPCENISPEKHRSTGAVCHKDQKDEKHLDASMKDLLMDPCIEFAIKTLTGAIPIEDLNKVDENPASSLASTDQTPGCSSLLPCGDIWSDPCFEFAVKTLTGEMPSEDGVRFQISYKNPASSLPKIKVDSVCPSNYSDAKQRGV
- the LOC125211588 gene encoding ADP-ribosylation factor-related protein 1-like is translated as MFSLLDGLWKYAFSKMEFHVLILGIDKSGKTTLLEKLKSQYSNLEGLPPDRIVPTVGLNIGRIEVSNTKLAFWDLGGQLALRSIWEKYYDEAHAVIYVVDAACPSRFEDSKSALEKALRHEDLQGAPVLILANKQDLEEAVSTDELAQYLDINKLDGRDFKFQAVSAFDGSGIKEGVNWLVDAMQRSKRTETLTLRAGSNVV
- the LOC125212794 gene encoding uncharacterized protein LOC125212794, which translates into the protein MADKNSKLHCTNEKHLHFLNSMEASFVQSMLQNNSRFPPLDRFLPDTSDSTLDLDKFKSSSSTFHTDNVESSVRRTERKTRILSCQKSSQDQVVPEFQNKGDDKR